The following are from one region of the Abditibacteriota bacterium genome:
- a CDS encoding DUF1015 domain-containing protein → MAEVLPFRGITYNRAIDPDLVVSAPYDVISPEEREIYKARHESNFVRLILGDEYPGDTDTDNRFTRAGACIDDWLEKGILQEAPAPVFYMYQQTFSRNGSPCVVNGFIGAVKLCDYSENVILPHENTLSRPKGALEKTIECTRCNLDSVYGLYSDPGDVLGAVIRDCCGRAPDIAAHDIDGNGHNVWEISDPDMIALISGFMADRQIAIADGHHRYETALKHRDMLRERGAATRASEYVMMTLVNVYEKDLTVLPTHRVVYGIDPRTAESLPEALKEQFTPVPVDREDLLRAMEGRHLGLVMPEGAFVLRKHPDTAPDIEASVYTRELELTLLHECILDRLLGIDRQKLAMHTNVIYTRSADEAFELVSSGKAQLAFICNEIPVKTILDIAAAGEKMPQKATYFYPKLLSGMVIRSLR, encoded by the coding sequence ATGGCGGAAGTTTTACCCTTCAGAGGTATCACCTACAACAGGGCTATAGACCCGGATCTGGTGGTGAGCGCTCCGTATGACGTGATAAGTCCGGAGGAACGGGAGATATACAAGGCCCGGCACGAGAGCAACTTCGTCCGGCTGATACTGGGCGACGAGTATCCCGGAGACACAGATACGGACAATCGTTTTACCAGAGCGGGAGCCTGTATAGACGACTGGCTGGAGAAGGGGATCCTGCAGGAAGCCCCGGCCCCCGTGTTTTATATGTATCAGCAAACCTTCTCAAGGAACGGCAGCCCCTGCGTGGTCAACGGGTTCATAGGCGCCGTGAAGCTGTGCGACTACAGCGAAAACGTCATACTGCCTCACGAGAACACCCTTTCCAGGCCCAAGGGCGCTCTGGAAAAGACCATAGAGTGCACCCGCTGCAATCTGGACTCGGTATACGGCCTGTATTCGGATCCCGGGGACGTGCTGGGAGCCGTGATACGGGACTGCTGCGGCCGGGCTCCCGATATTGCCGCCCATGATATAGACGGCAACGGCCACAACGTGTGGGAGATCTCCGACCCGGACATGATCGCCCTGATCTCCGGCTTTATGGCGGACAGGCAGATAGCCATCGCCGACGGCCATCACAGATATGAGACCGCTCTGAAGCACAGGGATATGCTCCGGGAGCGGGGCGCTGCTACCCGGGCCTCTGAATACGTGATGATGACTCTGGTCAACGTGTACGAAAAGGACCTGACGGTGCTGCCCACCCACCGGGTGGTGTACGGCATCGACCCCCGGACGGCAGAGTCTCTGCCGGAGGCCCTGAAGGAGCAGTTCACTCCGGTGCCCGTGGACAGGGAAGACCTGCTGAGAGCCATGGAGGGCAGGCATCTGGGACTGGTGATGCCGGAAGGCGCCTTCGTCCTCCGGAAGCATCCTGACACGGCTCCGGACATAGAGGCCTCCGTATATACCCGGGAGCTGGAGCTGACTCTTCTGCATGAGTGCATACTGGACAGGCTGCTGGGCATAGACAGGCAAAAGCTCGCTATGCACACCAACGTCATATACACCAGGAGCGCCGACGAAGCCTTTGAGCTGGTCTCCTCCGGCAAGGCCCAGCTGGCCTTTATCTGCAACGAGATACCCGTGAAGACCATCCTGGACATAGCCGCCGCCGGGGAGAAGATGCCCCAGAAGGCCACCTATTTTTATCCTAAGCTCCTGTCGGGCATGGTGATAAGAAGTCTGAGATAG
- a CDS encoding STAS domain-containing protein yields the protein MVKFTESEGTLICTFSGLLNTAACNEIDADLKEHIENTTGNVVFEMSDVDYIASSFLRMCIFTAKTVGTERFNIINTKKEIYDIFEMSGLDDLIKDE from the coding sequence ATGGTTAAATTCACCGAATCGGAAGGCACCCTGATATGTACCTTCAGCGGTCTGCTCAATACCGCTGCCTGCAACGAGATCGACGCCGATCTCAAAGAGCATATAGAGAATACTACCGGCAACGTGGTCTTTGAAATGTCGGACGTGGATTATATCGCATCCTCGTTCCTGCGTATGTGCATCTTTACCGCCAAGACCGTGGGCACCGAGCGCTTCAATATCATAAACACCAAAAAGGAGATCTATGATATTTTTGAGATGTCGGGCCTGGACGATCTGATCAAGGACGAATAA
- a CDS encoding WecB/TagA/CpsF family glycosyltransferase — MERVKLLDIYVDDVSLDDVLDRVTVWCREKGPHQIVTADAYMVDMASKDEDFRRLMLSADLVTPDSSGVLLASKIAGTPLKNKASGCVIAESLCRISGRENLRIYFLGASEKANSGAVKNMQAKYPDMLVAGRHDGYFDPGDSQSLAEEIRDSGADVVLVALGIPKQEFWIRDFLPSTGASVGIGIGGTFDVLSGNVKRAPVFLQKLYLEWLYRFFQAPKKSYKLGRLPGFFLKVLEQKRSLKNTER, encoded by the coding sequence ATGGAACGTGTCAAACTGCTGGATATTTACGTGGATGACGTTTCCCTTGACGACGTGCTGGACCGGGTGACGGTCTGGTGCAGGGAAAAGGGGCCCCATCAGATCGTGACTGCCGATGCGTACATGGTGGATATGGCCTCGAAAGACGAGGATTTCCGCCGGCTTATGCTGTCTGCAGATCTGGTCACTCCCGATTCCTCCGGAGTGCTGCTGGCCTCCAAAATAGCGGGGACCCCCCTCAAAAACAAGGCTTCCGGCTGCGTGATAGCCGAGAGCCTCTGCCGCATATCCGGCAGGGAAAACCTGCGTATCTATTTTCTCGGAGCCTCCGAAAAGGCCAACAGCGGGGCAGTGAAGAACATGCAGGCCAAGTATCCCGATATGCTGGTGGCAGGCAGACACGACGGGTATTTCGACCCGGGCGACAGCCAAAGCCTGGCAGAGGAGATCAGAGACTCCGGCGCCGACGTGGTGCTGGTGGCCCTGGGCATCCCCAAGCAGGAATTCTGGATCAGGGACTTCCTGCCCTCCACCGGCGCGTCGGTGGGCATAGGCATTGGCGGCACCTTCGACGTGCTGAGCGGCAACGTGAAGCGGGCGCCTGTGTTCCTGCAAAAGCTGTATCTGGAATGGCTGTACCGCTTTTTCCAGGCTCCCAAAAAGAGCTACAAGCTGGGCCGGCTGCCGGGCTTCTTCCTGAAGGTGCTGGAACAGAAGAGATCCCTCAAGAATACTGAAAGGTAG
- a CDS encoding ATP-binding protein: MQEYNKLFNTADASADDMIDYIMDTFAANSFPAEKANQLRLGIEEAIVNVCNYAYIHNFPVTTGPVEITVRIDGNAFFVEIRDEGIPYNPLKSPTPELWAPAEEKEIGGLGIYLIKQMTDDISYENDGKSNFLRLTIMA, encoded by the coding sequence ATGCAAGAATACAACAAGCTGTTCAACACTGCCGACGCCTCGGCAGATGATATGATCGACTACATCATGGACACCTTTGCGGCCAATTCCTTCCCCGCCGAAAAGGCCAATCAGCTGCGGCTGGGCATCGAGGAAGCCATTGTCAACGTGTGCAACTACGCCTACATACACAATTTCCCCGTGACCACCGGTCCCGTGGAGATCACCGTCAGGATAGACGGCAACGCCTTTTTTGTGGAGATCAGGGACGAGGGCATTCCCTACAATCCCCTGAAGTCTCCCACTCCCGAGCTGTGGGCTCCCGCAGAGGAAAAGGAGATAGGCGGTCTGGGCATCTATCTCATCAAGCAGATGACGGACGACATATCCTATGAGAACGACGGCAAGAGCAACTTTCTCCGTCTGACTATCATGGCGTGA
- a CDS encoding sugar kinase → MQKTDLIITGSLAFDTVKTRDEQRDRVLGGAAVYASVAAAKFCRPGIVSIAGMDFPDEYRGLLTGCGVDITGLVTGSGETFSWSGSYEADTNEAVTLDTRLNVFSDFDPRLPDEYKSAESALLGNLDPALQLQVLGDNPGLKFTACDTMNFWIEGAPELLREVFGKVSVIFINEKEASMFTGERSLIPSGQRLLEYGPEAVIIKLGKYGAAGFSRDGDVFLIPCVPLDYDVVDPTGAGDSFAGSFMGYLAPKSRVTFGDIKQAMLIGTVVAAHTISGFSLERLMEPDRSQLMREAALFRRCFAI, encoded by the coding sequence ATGCAAAAGACCGATTTGATCATCACAGGCTCTCTGGCCTTCGATACCGTGAAGACCCGGGACGAGCAAAGAGACCGGGTCCTGGGCGGGGCTGCGGTGTACGCCTCTGTGGCGGCCGCCAAGTTCTGCCGGCCGGGCATAGTGTCCATAGCCGGCATGGATTTTCCCGACGAATACAGGGGCCTGCTCACAGGCTGCGGAGTGGATATCACCGGGCTGGTGACGGGCTCCGGGGAGACCTTCAGCTGGTCCGGCTCCTACGAGGCCGACACCAATGAAGCCGTGACCCTCGACACCCGTCTCAACGTGTTCAGCGACTTTGACCCCCGGCTGCCGGACGAATACAAGTCGGCGGAGTCCGCCCTGCTGGGCAATCTGGATCCCGCCCTGCAGCTGCAGGTGCTGGGAGACAATCCCGGGTTGAAATTTACCGCCTGCGATACCATGAACTTCTGGATAGAAGGGGCCCCGGAGCTGCTCCGGGAGGTGTTCGGCAAGGTGTCCGTCATATTCATCAACGAAAAAGAGGCCTCCATGTTCACCGGCGAGCGCTCTCTGATCCCCTCGGGGCAGAGGCTCCTGGAATACGGTCCGGAGGCAGTCATCATCAAGCTGGGCAAATACGGCGCGGCGGGCTTTTCCCGGGACGGGGACGTATTCCTGATACCCTGCGTGCCCCTGGATTATGACGTGGTGGATCCCACCGGCGCCGGGGACTCCTTTGCCGGCTCCTTTATGGGATATCTGGCTCCCAAAAGCAGGGTGACCTTTGGAGATATCAAGCAGGCCATGCTCATAGGCACGGTGGTGGCGGCCCACACCATCTCCGGCTTCAGCCTGGAGCGGCTCATGGAGCCCGACCGGTCTCAGCTCATGAGAGAGGCGGCTCTGTTCCGCCGCTGCTTCGCCATCTAA
- the queA gene encoding tRNA preQ1(34) S-adenosylmethionine ribosyltransferase-isomerase QueA → MQLSDFDYSLPEELIAQEPIDRRDHSRLLVLDPDTGATEHRHFFDICDYLLPGDLLIFNDTRVSAYRLFGRKATGGQVECLLTEKTDFNTYKALVSPGRRLPDGTVVELDCGLSVRLISRYETGERLIRFLSDTDADPVIRARGLVPLPPYIHRQLEDYERYQTVYARAEGSAAAPTAGLHFTEELIERVKAMGVETGRVTLHVGIGTFRPIRCDNIDDHIMHAERYIVTEELARQVAEARGRIIAVGTTSVRALESAAEGRRRLRAQEAESRLFIRPGFEFRIVDGLITNFHIPRSTLLLLVSALAGRENILSAYREAVDMRYRFFSFGDAMYIKPRKGGDEG, encoded by the coding sequence ATGCAGCTCAGCGACTTTGACTATTCTCTACCCGAAGAGCTGATAGCCCAGGAGCCCATTGACCGGAGGGACCACTCCCGGCTCCTGGTGCTGGACCCGGACACGGGGGCCACGGAGCACAGGCATTTTTTTGACATATGCGATTATCTCCTCCCGGGGGATCTGCTGATCTTCAACGACACCCGGGTCAGCGCCTATCGCCTCTTCGGACGCAAGGCCACGGGAGGGCAGGTGGAATGCCTGCTCACGGAAAAGACGGACTTCAATACCTACAAGGCTCTGGTGAGCCCCGGCAGGAGACTGCCGGACGGCACGGTGGTGGAGCTGGACTGCGGTCTGTCCGTGAGGCTGATCTCCCGCTATGAGACAGGCGAAAGGCTCATAAGGTTTTTGTCGGACACTGACGCGGACCCGGTTATCCGGGCCCGGGGCCTGGTGCCCCTGCCTCCCTACATCCACCGGCAGCTGGAGGATTATGAGAGATATCAGACCGTGTATGCCAGGGCCGAGGGCTCCGCTGCCGCTCCCACCGCAGGTCTGCATTTTACGGAGGAGCTGATAGAGCGGGTGAAAGCTATGGGCGTGGAAACGGGCCGGGTGACGCTTCACGTGGGCATAGGCACCTTCCGTCCCATCCGGTGCGACAACATAGACGACCACATCATGCACGCCGAAAGGTATATAGTCACGGAAGAGCTGGCCCGGCAGGTGGCGGAAGCCCGGGGGCGTATCATCGCCGTGGGCACTACCTCCGTCCGGGCGCTGGAAAGCGCGGCGGAGGGCAGGAGAAGGCTCAGGGCTCAGGAGGCAGAGAGCCGGCTCTTTATCAGGCCCGGCTTTGAATTCAGGATCGTGGACGGCCTCATCACCAATTTTCACATCCCCAGGTCCACCCTCCTTTTGCTGGTGAGCGCTCTGGCGGGTCGGGAAAACATACTGTCGGCCTACAGGGAAGCCGTGGATATGAGATACAGATTCTTCAGCTTCGGCGACGCTATGTATATCAAGCCCCGGAAGGGGGGAGACGAGGGATGA
- a CDS encoding glycoside hydrolase family 125 protein, whose amino-acid sequence MAVIHSRTGYNWNYCATASEYIALPRNTLRGEVGCVSFLDMGYNANVDLVGREDMPLIAPFVTVDDEELTGRASFRMERYWIPVFDYAGRGVSASLRLITPITRKGFICRLEVTNESDEPVSPVCGFRGAFKDILLTSKTLTRLKCDRVITIPSREKDTVLIRGEREDTLFAMCLINGSGYPSDVSVCNMQMSGDPRDTLDYCYEMSVDLELAPGETAVLPLYAGLGKKDISAMSAARELMYQGTDRLEENLNKWLDRHIIRYDGDPEVKRLVNENSFYNFFYCQGVTLDTEEMAIVSARDSKSSRCGIYTDDDSMLRSVFGVKQISQSQARKHIQYAFGTQAENVGVLSRTISGKVLEPGMKLDSICAPIRALQDYVETTNDLSILFLNEIQDHISYVQDILGTQYHGTDYIMETLYDVSGEYSQYPYLCVQNVLAWKILTDISLLYNRIRDIDRSKEAMNVADSLKVSIMKSFVFEGPEGPQFAWAVDADGGYVFDDDPTLSLLRLPFWGFCQKDDPVFVNTYSFISKRQPERANTIKNDVNTLINSALLGDRTTAESIMALWTERAEKGDCDYLGADPCASLCGSLAFALGKLYGDEFRMPSASSLARRTPTESLFHKAPTVKLNYKKARV is encoded by the coding sequence ATGGCTGTTATCCATTCCAGAACCGGTTACAACTGGAATTACTGCGCTACCGCCAGCGAATATATAGCCCTTCCCCGCAACACTCTCAGGGGGGAGGTGGGCTGCGTCAGCTTTTTGGATATGGGCTACAACGCCAACGTGGACCTGGTGGGCAGGGAGGACATGCCTCTCATCGCTCCCTTTGTCACCGTGGATGACGAAGAGCTGACCGGGAGGGCCTCCTTCCGCATGGAAAGATACTGGATACCGGTCTTTGATTATGCCGGCCGGGGCGTCTCCGCGTCTCTGAGGCTCATCACTCCCATCACCCGCAAGGGCTTTATCTGCCGTCTGGAGGTGACCAATGAGTCCGACGAGCCCGTAAGTCCCGTCTGCGGCTTCAGAGGCGCCTTCAAGGACATACTGCTCACCAGCAAGACCCTTACCCGCCTCAAGTGCGACAGGGTCATCACCATACCCTCCAGGGAAAAGGATACGGTGCTCATCAGGGGCGAGCGGGAGGACACTCTCTTCGCCATGTGCCTCATCAACGGCAGCGGCTATCCCTCGGACGTGTCCGTGTGCAATATGCAGATGTCCGGCGACCCCAGGGATACTCTGGATTATTGCTACGAGATGAGCGTGGATCTGGAGCTGGCTCCGGGAGAGACCGCCGTGCTGCCCCTCTACGCAGGTCTGGGGAAAAAGGATATCTCCGCCATGTCCGCGGCCCGGGAGCTCATGTATCAGGGGACGGACCGGCTGGAGGAGAATCTGAACAAATGGCTGGACCGGCATATCATCCGGTATGACGGCGATCCCGAGGTCAAGCGGCTGGTGAACGAGAACTCCTTTTACAACTTTTTCTACTGTCAGGGAGTCACTCTGGACACGGAGGAGATGGCCATCGTGTCCGCCCGGGATTCCAAAAGCTCCCGGTGCGGCATATACACTGACGACGATTCGATGCTGAGATCCGTGTTCGGAGTCAAGCAGATCAGTCAGAGCCAGGCGAGAAAGCACATACAGTACGCCTTCGGCACCCAGGCTGAAAACGTGGGCGTCCTGTCCCGGACCATCAGCGGCAAGGTGCTGGAGCCGGGCATGAAGCTGGACAGCATCTGCGCTCCCATCAGGGCGCTGCAGGACTACGTGGAGACCACCAACGACCTGTCCATCCTGTTTCTCAACGAGATACAGGACCACATCAGCTACGTGCAGGATATACTGGGCACCCAGTATCACGGGACTGACTATATCATGGAGACCCTGTATGACGTGTCCGGAGAGTATTCCCAGTATCCCTATCTGTGCGTCCAGAACGTGCTGGCCTGGAAGATACTGACGGACATCAGCTTGCTCTACAACAGGATAAGGGACATAGACCGCAGCAAGGAGGCCATGAACGTGGCCGACTCGCTGAAGGTCTCTATCATGAAGAGCTTCGTGTTTGAGGGGCCGGAGGGGCCCCAGTTTGCCTGGGCCGTGGACGCCGACGGGGGCTACGTGTTCGACGACGACCCGACTCTCAGTCTCCTGAGGCTGCCCTTCTGGGGCTTCTGCCAAAAGGACGATCCCGTGTTCGTGAACACCTATTCGTTCATCAGCAAGCGGCAGCCCGAGCGGGCCAACACCATCAAAAACGACGTGAACACTCTGATCAACAGCGCTTTGCTGGGGGACAGGACCACGGCGGAGAGCATAATGGCCCTGTGGACGGAGCGGGCGGAAAAGGGCGACTGCGACTACCTGGGGGCCGACCCCTGCGCTTCTCTCTGCGGCAGCCTGGCCTTTGCTCTCGGGAAGCTCTACGGGGACGAGTTCAGGATGCCCAGCGCATCCTCGCTGGCCCGCAGGACTCCCACCGAGTCCCTGTTTCACAAGGCGCCTACGGTGAAGCTGAACTACAAAAAGGCGAGGGTATAA
- the nadB gene encoding L-aspartate oxidase, with product MIIDYDVIVLGSGIAGLSFALRVSEFASVAVITKKSDSTSNTNNAQGGIAAVMAASDTFEAHIRDTLTAGAGLCDEAAVTVLVTEGPERIRELMELGVNFTKSSTADPDNPLNLDLGREGGHSARRIVHAADLTGREVERALVRRVKANHNIHVFEHHQATELLTDKEGSDTVVCGCRVLDTETGDIDTFRSRIVMLSTGGLCQTYKHTTNPSIATGDGVAMAYDAGAVIANLEFIQFHPTSLFHPEANSFLISEAVRGEGGILRLPDGTRFMPMYHELKELAPRDIVARAIHHELMTKELDCVYLDITHRDPEFVKNHFPFIYKNCLAYGIDITRQPIPTVPAAHYSCGGVRTDLNAQTSIRNMYACGEVSCTGVHGANRLASNSLLEAVVFSKRAADHARGIIGDIELRKVEDLGDGAAGKRSHTDEIDLVKKGIKNTMWKYVGIVRTNEWLEKALSSLKRFEDEYLSIKEDSRVTSQLVELASMVTCARLITQSALERKESRGLNYNLDYPDRDDRHIRDTVIQKEIR from the coding sequence ATGATTATCGATTATGACGTTATCGTTCTCGGCTCGGGCATAGCCGGGCTCAGCTTCGCCCTGAGGGTATCCGAGTTTGCCAGCGTGGCAGTGATCACCAAAAAGAGCGACTCCACATCCAACACCAACAACGCCCAGGGAGGCATCGCCGCCGTGATGGCTGCCAGCGACACCTTCGAAGCCCATATCAGGGACACTCTCACCGCCGGAGCCGGCCTGTGCGACGAGGCTGCCGTCACGGTCCTCGTCACCGAGGGCCCCGAGCGCATCAGGGAGCTGATGGAGCTGGGAGTCAACTTCACCAAGAGCAGCACGGCGGACCCGGATAACCCGCTCAATCTGGATCTGGGCAGAGAGGGCGGCCACAGCGCCAGGCGCATAGTCCACGCCGCGGACCTTACGGGCAGAGAAGTGGAGCGGGCCCTGGTCCGCAGAGTGAAGGCCAACCACAACATCCACGTATTTGAGCACCATCAGGCCACGGAGCTGCTCACGGACAAGGAGGGCAGCGACACAGTGGTCTGCGGCTGCCGGGTGCTGGACACAGAGACGGGAGACATAGACACCTTCCGCTCCAGGATAGTCATGCTGTCCACCGGAGGCCTGTGCCAGACCTACAAGCACACCACCAACCCCTCCATCGCCACCGGCGACGGAGTGGCCATGGCCTACGATGCCGGCGCCGTCATCGCCAATCTGGAATTCATCCAGTTTCACCCCACCAGCCTCTTCCATCCGGAGGCCAATTCCTTCCTCATCTCCGAGGCGGTGCGGGGCGAAGGAGGCATCCTGAGGCTCCCCGACGGGACCCGGTTCATGCCCATGTATCACGAGCTCAAGGAGCTGGCCCCGAGAGACATAGTAGCCCGGGCCATCCACCACGAGCTGATGACCAAGGAGCTGGACTGCGTGTATCTGGACATCACCCACAGGGATCCGGAATTCGTGAAGAATCATTTTCCCTTCATATACAAGAACTGTCTGGCCTACGGCATAGACATCACCCGCCAGCCCATCCCCACGGTGCCTGCGGCCCATTATTCCTGCGGCGGAGTCAGGACGGACCTCAACGCCCAGACCAGCATCAGGAACATGTACGCCTGCGGCGAGGTCTCCTGCACGGGAGTCCACGGAGCCAACAGGCTGGCCTCCAACTCTCTGCTGGAGGCGGTGGTGTTTTCCAAGCGGGCCGCCGACCACGCCAGGGGCATCATAGGAGACATAGAGCTCCGCAAGGTGGAGGACCTGGGGGACGGCGCAGCCGGCAAACGGTCCCACACCGACGAGATAGACCTGGTGAAGAAGGGCATCAAAAACACCATGTGGAAATACGTGGGCATAGTCAGGACCAACGAATGGCTGGAAAAAGCCCTGTCCTCCCTCAAGCGGTTTGAGGACGAATACCTGTCCATCAAAGAGGACAGCCGGGTCACCTCGCAGCTGGTGGAGCTGGCCAGCATGGTGACCTGCGCCAGGCTCATCACCCAAAGCGCTCTGGAGAGAAAGGAATCCAGAGGACTGAATTACAATCTGGACTACCCCGACCGGGACGACCGGCACATCAGGGATACCGTCATCCAAAAGGAAATACGATGA